One genomic region from Ovis canadensis isolate MfBH-ARS-UI-01 breed Bighorn chromosome 6, ARS-UI_OviCan_v2, whole genome shotgun sequence encodes:
- the SGCB gene encoding beta-sarcoglycan, with protein sequence MAAAAAAAAEQQSSNGPVKKSMREKAVERRNVNKEHNSNFKAGYIPIDEDRLHKTGLRGRKGNLAICVIILLFILAVINLIITLVIWAVIRIGPNGCDSMEFHESGLLRFKQVSDMGVIHPLYKSTVGGRRNENLVITGNNQPIVFQQGTTKLSVEKNKTSITSDIGMQFFDPRTQNILFSTDYETHEFRLPSGVKSLNVQKASTERITSNATSDLNIKVDGRAIVRGNEGVFIMGKTIEFHMGGNMELKAENSIILNGTVMVSTARLPSSSSGDQFGSDDWVRYKLCMCADGMLFRVQVTGQNMGCQTSDNPCGDPY encoded by the exons caAAGTTCCAATGGTCCTGTGAAGAAGTCCATGCGTGAGAAGGCTGTTGAGAGAAGGAATGTCAATAAAGAGCACAACAGTAACTTTAAAGCTGGCTATATTCCAATTGATGAAGATCGCCTCCATAAAACGGGACTGAGAGGGAGAAAGGGCAATTTAGCCATCTGTGTGATTATCCTCCTGTTTATCCTGGCTGTCATCAATTTAATT ATAACACTTGTTATCTGGGCTGTGATTCGCATTGGACCAAATGGCTGTGACAGCATGGAGTTTCATGAAAGTGGTCTGCTTCGATTTAAACAAGTATCTGACATGGGAGTTATACATCCTCTTTATAAGAGCACAGTAGGAGGAAGGCGAAATGAAAATTTAGTCATCACTGGCAACAACCAGCCT ATTGTTTTTCAGCAAGGGACAACAAAGCTCAGTgtagaaaagaacaaaacttcTATTACAAGTGACATTGGCATGCAGTTTTTCGACCCAAGGACTCAAAATATCTTATTCAGCACAGACTATGAAACTCATGAGTTTCGTTTGCCAAGTGGAGTGAAAAGTCTGAATGTTCAAAAAGCATCTACTGAAAGG attaCTAGCAATGCTACCAGTGACTTAAATATAAAAGTTGATGGGCGTGCTATTGTCCGTGGAAATGAAGGCGTATTCATTATGGGCAAAACCATTGAATTCCACATGGGTGGTAATATGGAGTTAAAGGCT GAAAACAGCATCATCCTGAACGGAACTGTGATGGTCAGCACGGCTCGCCTGCCAAGTTCCTCCAGTGGAGACCAGTTTGGTAGTGATGACTGGGTGCGTTACAAACTCTGTATGTGCGCTGACGGAATGCTCTTCAGAGTGCAGGTGACAGGTCAGAACATGGGCTGCCAGACCTCAGACAACCCCTGTGGAGACCCGTACTAG